One segment of Candidatus Aegiribacteria sp. DNA contains the following:
- a CDS encoding transglutaminase-like domain-containing protein, whose product MKPGLLTLTIFVLGLPVVAGGCGDNTGETGLSVTAADACIQKFAVSIQGDDVGYMQLEIVEHGTDSLLITQTINWNMILMGNRRDIEMTMTAVSDLVFNLGRMEMNMSDGSSNIDIRAFRQDSLLITEIGTAGRLIENSTVIEGDYLPVLADLACASMEWTEGQERTFQSFDPASGMILSSTAVCEGFEEVELLGDTVNSARLKLSQMGTRNTVWVFEGQIIREFEEGLGMNMTRVPPEQGGDIVATRDLYEVFTVSSTPIRDPRSTESRTFVLQGEIDWSQFQLDIPPTQTASGCTVTVSNGIPDNIAQYPPVVPEYLEIYTMPESMIQSDDSVIVEKAASLTEGSTDSWEAARRISSFVDVSVENSPTVSLPSAVDVIENLRGDCNEHTVLTVALARAAGLPARICAGIVYLNGSFGYHAWPMIWVGEWVEMDPTFSQYVADGTHVILATGDLESQYVVNSAIGRLSIIELDMN is encoded by the coding sequence ATGAAACCTGGATTACTTACATTAACTATTTTCGTACTGGGACTTCCAGTTGTCGCCGGCGGTTGCGGAGATAACACCGGAGAAACCGGTCTGTCCGTTACCGCCGCTGATGCATGTATTCAGAAGTTCGCGGTTTCAATACAGGGCGATGATGTTGGATATATGCAGCTGGAAATTGTTGAGCATGGAACGGATTCACTCCTGATAACACAGACTATCAACTGGAACATGATACTCATGGGAAACCGTAGAGATATCGAAATGACCATGACCGCCGTTTCGGATCTTGTGTTTAACCTGGGACGCATGGAGATGAATATGTCCGACGGATCATCGAATATAGATATAAGAGCTTTCAGACAGGATTCCCTTCTGATAACGGAAATAGGTACTGCAGGGAGGTTGATAGAAAATTCAACCGTTATTGAGGGCGACTATCTGCCGGTTCTGGCCGATTTAGCCTGCGCTTCAATGGAGTGGACCGAAGGACAGGAGAGAACCTTTCAATCCTTCGACCCGGCCAGCGGGATGATTCTTTCATCCACAGCCGTATGTGAAGGATTTGAGGAAGTGGAACTTCTGGGTGATACGGTCAACTCAGCCAGATTGAAATTATCCCAGATGGGAACAAGGAATACCGTCTGGGTTTTCGAAGGCCAGATTATCAGGGAATTCGAAGAAGGTCTTGGCATGAACATGACACGTGTTCCCCCCGAACAGGGAGGCGATATTGTAGCAACCAGAGATCTCTACGAAGTATTCACCGTGTCCTCAACTCCGATCCGGGATCCCAGAAGTACGGAATCTCGAACATTCGTACTGCAAGGTGAAATAGACTGGAGCCAGTTCCAGCTTGATATTCCTCCCACTCAGACAGCTTCGGGATGCACCGTAACAGTTTCAAATGGTATTCCGGACAATATTGCCCAGTATCCGCCGGTCGTTCCCGAATATCTTGAAATATATACGATGCCCGAATCAATGATTCAGAGTGATGATTCGGTGATAGTTGAAAAAGCAGCCAGCCTGACAGAAGGCTCAACCGATTCATGGGAAGCCGCCAGAAGAATTTCATCCTTCGTTGATGTCAGTGTTGAAAACAGCCCTACCGTGTCTCTGCCTTCAGCGGTTGACGTAATCGAGAACTTAAGGGGAGACTGCAACGAACACACCGTACTTACCGTGGCTCTTGCGCGGGCTGCCGGCCTGCCCGCCAGGATCTGCGCCGGTATTGTATATTTGAACGGCTCATTTGGATACCATGCGTGGCCGATGATCTGGGTGGGGGAATGGGTGGAGATGGATCCAACCTTCAGCCAGTACGTTGCGGATGGAACACATGTCATACTGGCCACCGGTGATCTTGAGTCACAGTACGTTGTCAATTCCGCCATTGGCAGATTGAGTATTATCGAACTGGATATGAACTGA
- the ribD gene encoding bifunctional diaminohydroxyphosphoribosylaminopyrimidine deaminase/5-amino-6-(5-phosphoribosylamino)uracil reductase RibD translates to MKKALKLAVYGKRNTFPNPMVGAVILDKDGNHAGDGFHRKCGAPHAEVVAISSAGDASSGGTMVVTLEPCCHQGQTGPCTDEIIRAGIARVVIAMTDPDPRVSGKGIKQLESAGVEVEAGLLSDEASAMNRVYLHYLETSRSWVTLKIALSLDGRTAAVDGSSKWISCEDSRELVHRKRASVQAIMTGAGTVRDDDPELTVRMADIPPGGQPVRIVVSSTGNFGGSRKIFRAPGKTIIAVPEGVTDRLTEFSGMSGVEVWEFPPDSSTPGFNLVPLFERTADSGIGEILCEGGSGLSTQLMKDRLVQSVSIFTAPVILGGEGRPAFEQLGIDTIEDAVRLKNVSSSRSGSDFLTEGEIVYRLD, encoded by the coding sequence ATGAAGAAAGCTTTGAAACTCGCGGTTTACGGTAAGAGAAATACTTTCCCCAACCCCATGGTGGGCGCTGTTATCCTTGACAAAGATGGAAACCATGCCGGAGATGGTTTCCACCGGAAATGCGGAGCACCCCATGCAGAAGTGGTTGCCATTTCATCAGCGGGTGACGCATCCTCCGGAGGTACGATGGTTGTAACCCTTGAGCCCTGCTGCCATCAGGGACAAACCGGACCCTGCACCGATGAAATTATCAGGGCAGGGATTGCAAGAGTTGTAATCGCTATGACCGATCCCGATCCAAGGGTGAGTGGCAAGGGTATTAAACAACTTGAATCTGCTGGAGTTGAGGTCGAAGCGGGGCTTCTCTCCGATGAAGCCAGCGCAATGAACAGGGTGTATCTGCACTACCTTGAAACTTCGAGAAGCTGGGTAACACTCAAGATAGCGCTCAGTCTTGATGGCAGAACAGCCGCGGTTGACGGAAGCAGTAAATGGATTTCATGCGAGGATTCTCGAGAACTGGTACACAGGAAGAGAGCCTCGGTTCAGGCAATCATGACGGGCGCGGGAACTGTGCGGGATGATGACCCGGAACTGACAGTCCGTATGGCTGATATTCCGCCGGGCGGGCAGCCCGTGAGAATAGTGGTTTCATCCACAGGCAATTTTGGTGGTTCCAGAAAGATTTTTAGGGCTCCGGGAAAGACTATTATCGCTGTTCCTGAAGGTGTGACAGACCGATTAACTGAATTCAGCGGAATGTCCGGAGTCGAAGTCTGGGAATTTCCACCGGATTCGTCCACTCCGGGATTCAATCTTGTTCCTCTTTTCGAAAGAACCGCTGATTCGGGTATCGGTGAAATACTTTGCGAAGGGGGAAGTGGTCTTTCCACGCAGCTGATGAAAGATCGGCTTGTTCAATCCGTAAGCATTTTCACTGCTCCGGTTATACTTGGTGGAGAGGGAAGACCGGCTTTCGAGCAGCTTGGAATAGATACTATTGAAGACGCCGTAAGACTTAAAAATGTTTCATCCAGTCGGTCAGGATCCGATTTTTTGACGGAGGGCGAAATTGTTTACCGGCTTGATTGA
- a CDS encoding riboflavin synthase, with product MFTGLIENTGSVKTFSGGNLTVHTTLSESATMGDSIAVDGSCLTVSGIVHQGLLFHCSAETVSRTVISRYYPGTEVNLERPLKLSDGLHGHLVTGHVDETASVLKIGRSEQDMTVWISCSRKYSTLLVEKGSVAVSGISLTVASLERDRFSVALIPETVRGTTVGNWKPGTHVNVEYDIVGKYVKKQTDAAIGERRLRDYLEQ from the coding sequence TTGTTTACCGGCTTGATTGAGAATACCGGAAGCGTCAAAACCTTCTCAGGTGGCAATCTGACTGTTCATACAACTCTTTCCGAATCCGCCACCATGGGTGACAGTATCGCAGTTGATGGCTCATGTCTTACGGTTAGTGGTATAGTTCATCAGGGCCTGTTGTTTCATTGTTCGGCGGAAACCGTTTCAAGAACCGTTATTTCTCGATACTATCCGGGCACGGAAGTGAATCTTGAGCGTCCTCTTAAACTTTCTGACGGACTGCACGGTCATCTGGTCACTGGCCATGTGGATGAAACCGCATCCGTTCTGAAGATTGGGAGGTCTGAACAGGATATGACAGTATGGATATCCTGTTCCCGTAAGTATTCCACTCTGCTGGTGGAAAAGGGTTCCGTAGCCGTCAGCGGAATAAGCCTTACCGTAGCCTCACTTGAGCGGGACAGATTTTCCGTTGCCCTGATACCTGAAACTGTCAGAGGCACTACCGTTGGAAATTGGAAACCGGGCACTCACGTGAATGTGGAATACGATATCGTAGGCAAGTACGTAAAGAAGCAGACCGATGCAGCCATCGGAGAGAGACGATTGAGGGATTACCTTGAACAGTAA
- a CDS encoding bifunctional 3,4-dihydroxy-2-butanone-4-phosphate synthase/GTP cyclohydrolase II yields MAKAEEAIEAIRSGRMVVVVDDENRENEGDLIIAAEKCDAEAVNFMALEGRGLICLSMEEEALERLDIHEMVPKNTSLHKTAFMVSIDAIKGVSTGISAHDRARTIAVAIDPASKSSDLARPGHIFPLAARPGGVLSRTGHTEAAVDLARLAGFKTAGVICEIMNRDGSMARLPQLRKFTETHSLVLTSVEELVSYRRKTEKLVREVARSTLPTDYGVFDLHIFEDTTEGEVHVALVKGDVKGRKNVLVRVHSQCLTGDVFASRRCDCGSQLHAAMRRVESEGQGVILYMAQEGRGIGLANKIKAYHLQDHGLDTVEANEELGFPADLRDYGTGAQILAELGLSTIRLMTNNPKKIVGLKGYGLEITERVRIEIPPTEENLHYLRTKKTKLGHMLEGVDDDLDS; encoded by the coding sequence ATTGCGAAGGCAGAGGAAGCAATTGAAGCCATCCGCAGCGGCAGAATGGTTGTTGTTGTTGACGATGAGAACAGGGAGAACGAAGGAGACCTGATAATCGCGGCCGAGAAGTGTGATGCCGAAGCCGTGAATTTCATGGCTCTTGAAGGAAGGGGACTCATATGCCTTTCAATGGAGGAGGAAGCGCTTGAAAGGCTGGATATTCATGAAATGGTTCCCAAAAATACGTCACTTCACAAAACAGCGTTCATGGTCAGTATTGACGCAATTAAGGGAGTCTCAACAGGTATTTCCGCTCATGACAGGGCCAGGACTATAGCCGTGGCCATAGACCCGGCTTCAAAATCATCCGATCTGGCCAGACCAGGACACATATTTCCACTGGCTGCCAGGCCGGGAGGCGTTCTCTCCAGGACGGGTCACACGGAGGCTGCTGTTGATCTCGCAAGGCTGGCTGGATTCAAGACAGCAGGGGTTATCTGCGAGATCATGAACAGAGACGGTTCCATGGCCAGGCTTCCTCAACTCAGAAAGTTCACCGAAACGCACAGCCTTGTTTTAACATCGGTTGAGGAATTGGTCAGTTACCGCAGGAAAACCGAAAAGCTGGTAAGAGAAGTCGCCCGGTCAACACTGCCTACCGATTACGGTGTATTCGATCTTCATATATTCGAGGATACTACAGAGGGAGAGGTACATGTTGCCCTGGTGAAAGGTGATGTGAAGGGTAGAAAGAACGTGCTTGTAAGAGTGCATTCCCAGTGCCTTACAGGTGATGTTTTCGCATCCCGCAGGTGTGATTGCGGAAGCCAGCTCCATGCGGCAATGAGGAGAGTTGAATCGGAGGGGCAAGGAGTAATTCTTTACATGGCTCAGGAGGGACGCGGAATAGGCCTTGCAAACAAGATAAAAGCGTACCATCTGCAGGATCACGGGCTGGATACAGTTGAGGCAAATGAGGAACTTGGTTTTCCAGCGGATCTCAGGGATTATGGTACTGGTGCGCAAATCCTGGCGGAGCTTGGCCTTTCAACCATAAGGCTCATGACGAACAATCCAAAGAAGATAGTAGGACTGAAGGGATACGGGCTTGAGATAACGGAAAGGGTCAGGATAGAAATTCCGCCTACGGAAGAGAACCTCCATTACCTCAGAACAAAAAAGACTAAACTCGGGCATATGCTGGAGGGAGTAGATGATGACCTGGATTCATGA
- the ribH gene encoding 6,7-dimethyl-8-ribityllumazine synthase: MTWIHEGKLDGTGIKPAIVVSRFNSFITKKLLDGSLDCLERHGVNTDDINVFWVPGAWEIPPVSVRIADTGMFDCVICLGAVIRGETPHFEYVSAESAKGVAQAAMLTDVPVIYGIITADTVDQAVDRAGTKSGNKGFDAAMTALEMTALYDYVADLDESMDYDNAEEESTEE, from the coding sequence ATGACCTGGATTCATGAAGGTAAACTGGACGGTACAGGTATTAAACCTGCTATTGTAGTATCAAGATTCAACAGTTTCATTACAAAAAAGCTTCTTGACGGATCTCTGGACTGTCTGGAAAGACATGGTGTTAACACCGATGATATTAACGTATTCTGGGTACCCGGAGCATGGGAAATTCCCCCCGTATCCGTGAGGATAGCCGATACGGGAATGTTCGATTGTGTTATCTGTCTCGGTGCGGTCATTCGCGGAGAGACTCCCCATTTCGAGTACGTATCCGCTGAAAGCGCAAAGGGCGTAGCCCAGGCCGCGATGCTTACGGATGTTCCCGTCATTTACGGCATCATAACCGCGGACACAGTTGATCAGGCCGTTGACAGGGCCGGGACCAAATCCGGCAACAAAGGTTTCGACGCGGCCATGACAGCTCTTGAAATGACGGCTCTTTACGACTATGTCGCGGATCTTGATGAATCAATGGATTACGATAACGCTGAAGAGGAGTCGACCGAGGAGTAA
- the nusB gene encoding transcription antitermination factor NusB: MGVRSRGRKALLQARYGAEVNSRSLQANLEDIRQYLADPDLGMGVPFEMEDWNWVSDLARAVLENRTEIDARLEEVLENWTVDRLSLVTRLILEQALGEMYYFQPLTPVPVAINEAIELAKAFDEDESAGFVNSVLDKIAKIGNSEDPPQGT, encoded by the coding sequence ATGGGTGTAAGAAGCAGAGGCCGGAAAGCACTTCTTCAGGCCAGGTACGGAGCTGAAGTGAACAGCAGATCCCTACAGGCGAACCTGGAGGATATCAGGCAGTATCTGGCCGATCCTGACCTTGGAATGGGTGTTCCTTTTGAGATGGAGGATTGGAACTGGGTATCCGACCTTGCCAGAGCTGTTCTTGAAAACAGAACCGAAATAGACGCGAGACTCGAAGAAGTCCTTGAGAACTGGACAGTAGACAGGCTCAGTCTTGTTACACGCCTGATTCTTGAACAGGCTCTGGGGGAAATGTACTATTTCCAGCCGTTAACTCCGGTTCCCGTTGCCATTAACGAAGCTATCGAGCTGGCAAAGGCTTTCGACGAAGATGAATCCGCTGGTTTTGTGAATAGCGTTCTGGATAAAATTGCTAAAATCGGGAACTCCGAAGATCCTCCTCAGGGGACATAA
- a CDS encoding metallophosphatase family protein, protein MLIRIISDIHSNYQALEAVLNDPTGKDAEKTLCLGDIVGYGADPSRCIERVRQECDIVVSGNHDAGAAGRVSLDRYNWEGATALRWTRSILSQDEKDWLSLIPYFAEYENFFLCHSYPADPENWTYVLRRNQALESINARQGYISLIGHTHLPGCWMEDGNYTDASKGDFSKVRLVNAGSVGQPRDRDPRAAYLLIDTEAGTWEHRRVKYSIDDAAARIKEVALPPILWERLYRGH, encoded by the coding sequence ATGCTCATTAGAATCATTTCCGATATTCACAGTAATTACCAGGCTCTCGAAGCGGTTCTGAACGACCCGACCGGGAAAGATGCGGAAAAGACTTTATGCCTTGGCGATATCGTGGGTTACGGAGCCGATCCCTCCAGATGCATTGAGAGGGTACGGCAGGAATGCGACATCGTAGTTTCTGGTAACCATGACGCTGGAGCGGCAGGGCGGGTATCTCTCGACAGGTACAACTGGGAGGGAGCTACGGCTTTAAGATGGACAAGATCAATTCTTTCTCAGGATGAAAAGGACTGGCTGTCACTTATTCCGTACTTCGCTGAGTACGAGAATTTCTTTCTCTGTCACAGTTACCCGGCCGATCCTGAAAACTGGACGTACGTTCTCCGGCGGAATCAAGCCCTTGAATCCATAAACGCGAGGCAGGGGTATATATCGCTTATAGGACATACACACCTTCCCGGCTGCTGGATGGAAGATGGCAACTACACCGATGCTTCGAAGGGAGATTTTTCGAAGGTCAGGCTTGTTAACGCTGGCAGTGTTGGACAGCCAAGGGACAGAGATCCAAGGGCGGCTTACCTTCTCATTGATACCGAAGCTGGAACGTGGGAACACCGCAGGGTGAAGTACAGCATCGATGACGCCGCCGCCAGAATAAAGGAAGTTGCGCTGCCCCCCATTCTATGGGAGAGACTTTACCGAGGACACTGA
- a CDS encoding M48 family metallopeptidase — protein sequence MKKAKLPFQIEDFRFENDSLDEYGFSSVEDGIEEKQIEVRSRNLSHSVLIAPELFPEIAELIEDVRKKLIPDRTVEGYVFNSGEGQAYSFGEGKGGSVTLALSSGLIERFSASEIKFIVGHEISHTLFGHLRYPPPNPDGSPLENFNLLALSRAREISADRIGFISCGSTESSFRGMLKLASGLSDKYIRFDLTTYLDQARELLDMGGSKFQLLSTHPLITSRVRALLWFEMSDRYYKFTGKKGKAPLEWEKLEKKIQKELAAVGGFHLVKINEAAAFEAVLWGTLALFLADGMLNQQEQVLLQKTFGDNVASEAIEFARNSNSLDLETRLRKSIYSASCLPIEIRLNIFSDIARLSASAAKGKTEMELLARFSTELKLPEKTDETEI from the coding sequence ATGAAAAAAGCTAAGCTGCCATTTCAGATCGAGGATTTCAGGTTCGAAAATGATTCCCTCGATGAGTATGGCTTCAGCTCAGTCGAGGATGGCATAGAAGAGAAACAGATCGAAGTAAGGAGCCGGAATCTATCACATTCTGTTCTCATCGCACCAGAGCTCTTTCCCGAGATCGCTGAATTAATCGAAGATGTAAGAAAGAAACTCATTCCCGACAGAACCGTTGAGGGTTACGTTTTTAACTCCGGCGAGGGCCAGGCGTACAGTTTCGGTGAGGGCAAGGGCGGATCTGTAACCCTTGCGCTCAGCTCAGGCCTGATAGAGAGATTCAGCGCCAGCGAGATAAAATTCATCGTCGGTCATGAAATATCTCACACCCTCTTCGGCCACCTGCGGTATCCACCACCGAATCCTGACGGTTCGCCGTTGGAGAATTTCAACCTGCTCGCTCTTTCAAGGGCAAGGGAAATAAGCGCGGACAGGATAGGCTTTATATCCTGCGGATCAACAGAATCCTCGTTCAGGGGAATGCTCAAACTGGCATCAGGATTGAGCGACAAATATATAAGATTCGACCTTACCACCTACCTTGACCAGGCAAGGGAATTGCTGGATATGGGAGGATCCAAGTTTCAGCTTCTGTCCACGCATCCTTTAATCACCTCAAGGGTCAGAGCCCTCCTGTGGTTCGAGATGAGTGACCGGTACTACAAATTTACCGGGAAAAAGGGGAAAGCCCCCCTGGAATGGGAGAAGCTCGAAAAAAAGATCCAGAAAGAACTTGCCGCTGTCGGCGGGTTTCACCTGGTAAAGATAAACGAAGCCGCAGCATTTGAAGCTGTTCTATGGGGAACACTCGCGCTCTTCCTGGCGGATGGCATGCTCAATCAACAGGAGCAGGTGCTACTCCAGAAAACTTTTGGTGACAATGTGGCAAGCGAAGCAATCGAATTCGCAAGAAATTCCAATTCACTTGATCTTGAAACGAGACTGCGAAAATCCATATACAGCGCTTCTTGCCTTCCCATTGAGATAAGACTAAATATCTTTTCGGATATAGCGAGGCTCTCAGCCAGCGCTGCGAAAGGTAAAACGGAAATGGAACTGCTCGCGAGGTTCTCCACGGAACTGAAGCTTCCTGAGAAAACTGACGAAACGGAGATCTGA